The Arachidicoccus terrestris genome includes the window TGTGAAGCGAAAACTTCTACGTTTTTGCTAGTATGATACTATTAATAGATTTTTTTGTGACTTTGTTGTGTTTTAGTGGCTTTCACAAAACAAGTATGTCAGTAATGACAGCAATCCGGGGTTTCTCAAACAGGCTGCACTTTATTCCTAATTCTCGCATATATATTTCAGAAAAGTTCGTTTTAAAGATACGGCAGCGCTACTTGCGCCAAGCCAACTATCATGATTTTCCCATTTTAAACGCCACAATTACTGCAATTACGTATCTTTACCACAGTTCGGCACATCTCCGCTGCAGCTATAATGCCAAAGTTACAAGCAGTTTATCATAAGATCTGGTAATTTTTAAGTACTACTTGACAGAAAAATGGACAATAGTTTCTTCGACATAAAATCGTCAAAAAATGACACCCACTATTGGAATAATATTCCCTATAAAAAGGGCAAGAACGGCATATTCCTGCCCGAAAGCGGAGTCATTTCCCTGCATAGCGGCTGGTCCGACATGCACTTCCACTTTTTTGACCGGGCCAAATACACCCTCTACATCAACCTTTATGATGTCCGTGACAGCAGGGAAACCCGTGTACAATCCGCAGGCTCCACTGTTGAATACACCATGATGCTGACCAACCAGGTATACAATCATCTGGGAGGACTACAACCAGCTGAAATCCCGCAAGGTGCTTTCAATATTACCTATCTCCCATTCGTTGATTCTCTTGTAAGATTTAAAAAAGGACAATTCTATTGTACACTTGACATCCATTTGAAAGACGTGTTCCTGAATGAACTAATGATCGATTTTCCATCAGTTATGGAACCCTTGCTGAATGCCATGGAGCATAAAACACCTAAAAGGGTTTTTGATCTCCATGCCCCCTGCACACTTTTTATGACAGACCTTGCCCGCTCTATTTTGCATTATCTGAATAGTGGCCCAGCCTATTTGCCGGTAGTCGACAAAAATGTCGAAGGCCTCATTGCGCATGCCGTGGCGTACAAAATGGGAACCTACAGTTCCTCTCTGGATGATAAAAGGACGCTGCTAATGCATGAAATTTACTACAAGGCGATCGAAAATCTTTCCAAGTTCCCCGGTATAGATGAACTCGCTCAATTTGCACAAACAAACCCCACCACGCTGCATCGAGAATTCAAAGAAATGTTTAATATAACCATAAAACAACACTGGATAGCGTACCGGCTCGACAAAGCATTACAGATGGTTGTTCATGAACGGGACAAGAGAATATCGGAAATTGCGCTAATCTTGGGATACACTTGCCTGGCGAATTTCAACAGAGCTTTCAAAGCCAAATACAAACACCCACCGGGTTTCTTCAGAAATGGACAAAGCGACATTGATTCAATACGCCTGGATGACCAATAGTTGTCTAAGAAGGCGCAATTTTGCAGTCTAATAATATAAGAATCAACAAAAATATTTACAAAAAGCTAATAATAATTTACTTTTTACAAAGTCTTTGCGGTAACTGTGTTTGATCTTTGGGGCAGAACATCAAAATAACCCCAATTATGAACGCAATATTACATATCGAGATAGAAGATCAGCAAGTAAAATACACAAATACACCCCCTAAGAGCCTCTCACAAGGCCTCTTTCATTTGGCTGATATCTGGGCAGTATCTGATCCCAGGGTGGATATCCTTATTCAAAGGAAATCCTATATGGATAACGCATTCTGGAAATACTCCTTTGTGGCGCACCAAAACGTCAAGTTGTATTTCTATCAGCCGGTTCAAAGTATATTCATGTTTTTCAATATCGGAAAAAGGCTTAAAGTACAGTTGGGGCACCAAGCCCCGACTGTCTACAACAATTACGAATACAACATGTTCACCATGCCCGAGTTTCGGCTAACGGCGTATCCGGCAGCGGGTAAAAACAAATTCGAATTGTTCTTAATGGATATTGGCAAAGGAGACAGAAACAGTGTGACAAGTGTCCTGGCAGCGGCCGCTCAACTTAACCAATTGAGCAGCTAAGCATTACTAATGAGCACCGGTCATCATGGAGCTAAGCGGGCATTCATTTATCTGCTTCTGACGAGGTAGGGGTTAAAAAATCCCCGTTATACCGCTATAATAAAACAGCTATTCCTCCGGCTACCTTAATCAATAGAGGAGCGGACAAACTTATATTAAAAACTGTTTACTCCGGTAATTTTGGGCTCCGACCAAAATTACCGTGTATTAAATACTTTTTAAGGGGGTCGTGGTATTTTAATTCATCCAGCCTTAGATGAATGACGCCTGTTGATGGGGCAGAAAAATCAATTAATATGGCACTTGTTGCAGCAGCCCCTGAATATTGATAATGCTGCCTGCCCGAAAGCCAGCCACGACGGCGACTTCATAACTGGTATCGACAGGAAAAGGCGCATAGCACCAGCGAGATGGTGACAATAGGCAACGGCGGTAAGATCTGTCGCCGTTGCTTTACTACTTGCTCCTCCAGTTACAAAAGAATTTAAATGTGACAGTTGATAGGCCAGATTACTGTGTCAAAATGCAGCAAAAGCGCAAATCCGCATTTTGACCCACACAAGCCGGCAGGCCGATTTAAAGTGCACTTATCTATTTGATATAGTCAAACAGTTTTCTACTGCCGAATGTCGCCGTCCCCCAAAATAAAATATGAGAAAAAATGATTATAATACGAACCCTCCCTATGTGATCTGCTTTTCAGAAAGGCCAAAAGCGACAAAGAACGTGAAAGGGAGGCTCCCTAGCTGGTGCAGGGTACCTGTTCCAAAAGCGGAGGAAGCAGTTTACTATCAATTTCCGGGTGTTGACATACTTAGCCAAAAGCTTAACCGGCTGCATTTTTCTGCCAATGCGGTCGAAATCCATACAGGCGTCCCATTCGAGTTACCCTTCCAAGTCAACGAAGACCAACTGTTTTTTCTATATATGCTGGAGGGTGGTATGGAGTTTAGTACTGCAGATGGTCTCTATATAACGAAAGCCCAGAAAAAGAACTTCTATCTGTCTCATAATGGACCTGGCATGTTTAAGGCTCGTATGGGGGCAGGAAAACATGTCGCATTTGTTGTCGCAATTAAGGTCAGTTGGGCAAAAAGAAACTTTCAGGAATTTGCCAATCTAAATCCCCTCCTGCAGGAAATGCTAAACGCAACACAGCCCTATAACATTATGCCACATTGCCGGATCGATAGGCAAGTAGAGCAATGGCTGGCGGAAGCGATCTCAACACCCCATACCAATACTGTCGTTCAGGATAGCACTTTTCGTATGTTTATATCGCTGACACTCGATCACTACGACACACTTTTGGCCGCTTCACAAGGCATGATCGCCTATAAAGTGAAACAATATATTGATGAGCATTATACCGACCATGATCTCAAATACAACAAACTGGCTTCCCTGCACTACATTACCGTACGTACACTCAACAATAAATTCAAGGCAGCCTATCACATTACAATACATGACTATTGCACGCTCCAACGTATGAAGATGGCGAAGCAGTTGCTGGAAAAGGAAGGAATGTTATTTAGCGACGTCTATTTTAAAGTCGGATACAACAACGAAAGCAGTTTCCGGTATGCTTACAATAAGTTCTGGAAAAAGGCTACATAACAATGCACGGCGCCTAAAAAGCTATTCCCACCAAAAAAAGACCGGTTTCATCAAAAAAGGAGGTAAAATTTACCTATTTTCTGTTTTTTGCGCCATATCAGTAGCTGAACTTTGTAATTGAAATAAGGATGATTATATCGAATGAATCTCCCAATATTGGAATATTATTACCGCTTGATGAGGCTGCATAAATAAGCTAATATTATCCCAGCTCACAGGTATTTCAAAGGGTAGCTCAAACACAAATCTGAATCTGAGAGTATAGCTGCAATAGGAACCACAGTTGGCAATAGCCATTGGTAATTATATTCTTTAATAAAAAGTGACCGAACGCTCAAAATAGCGAAAATGAAACGTAGTTTAATCATATCAATCATTTGTTCCTTACTTATTTTGCTATGGATTTATGCAGCAGGAAGTAAGTTACTGCAATATGATATATTCAAAATGCAATTATCCAAGCAGCCACTGCCTGAATGGTCCCTCTCTATACTAACATGGGCACTACCTAGCGTAGAAATCTTGACAGTCGCGCTGCTATGTTTTCAAAGAACGACAAGAATCGGCCTTTTGCTCTCTTTGTTATTAATGTCATGCTTCACGATATATGTCGGCTTAGCTTTAGGCAATGTCTTTGGAGATCTCCCCTGTGCCTGCGGAGGCATATTTCAAATCCTTGGATGGCGCGGCCACCTGGTACTTAACTTAATATTTACGGCTGTTGCTGCCACCGGATATTATTTACAGATAGAAAAAGGAAGAAATACCAATTATCTAGATATAAGAACCTCAAGGGCGAGTGCAATTGAGTAGGCATGCTTTACGGGAAGTAAGCTGAAAACCCAAAAAAGAGTAAGCAGATTGTTCACAAGTTGCGGCGTCATGAAGTCAGGCGCCGGACGACACTGGTATTACATTTTTTTACATTACAAATACTTTTTAAATGAAACACATCGCAAAAACCCTTCCGGCATTAGCAGTTGCAGCCGGAATGGCACTAGTCATGGTCACTAGTGGCTTTACAAAGACCAACACCGACCCATTTTGGGAGCTAAAATCTGGCATCACTCAGGTATCGACCGATCCTTCAGATTATGTACAATCAACCAATAATTGTCAAGGATCTGCCGAATTCTGTGGCTTTACCGCCCCAGCCATAGGATCTGAGCCAGATATCCCTAATGGAAGCGATCTTGAATCTGATCTTCAAAGCCTTCACGACGATCCTTCAAGTGGTGCTAATACGTCTCAGGTTATTTCTTTCAAAAACTAGCCTGTACGTCTCTTTATAAAGCAGGTAAGGTGTGAAGTCTCCAACTTACCTGCTTTTTGTTTACTACCTAGCATTTTGTGCAAAATCGCTGTAATCTATTGCTGCGTCAGGAATCAAAAATGCATAATGTAGATTATCAGGTGGCAGTTCATATAACTTGCCGTTAATAATCCTTTTGGGAATAATCTTATCTCCACCTAGCTGATTTAACCTGCGAATGTCAATCCACCGACACATTCTTCTAAAACATAACTCCTTGCGCCGCATGTCAAGAATAAAACCTACAACTTCTTTCGAGCTACTGGAACTAAAAGCAGTATATCCCCGTTTTTCAAATCTATTTTTACAAAGACTATTTATTATACTCACCGCTTCGGAAAGATTACCGAGTCTCGCTTCAGATTCGGCTTTTATAAGGTATACCTCATCAACAGAAAATCCTCCATAGAGTTTATTACCACCGGCCCCGCCATTATAATATCCATTAAAGGCCACCTTGCCGTTATAGCTATCAAAATAAAGTACCTTTCTCAGATCATTATCTGCATAACTTCGGTAAAGCGTCGAGTCAACTAACGCTTTACTAGGCAATAATACCGCATTATAACCGACATCAGCGTACCAAATTGTCTCAGTGTTGAAGTAAGGAAAAGGTATAGCGGCACTCGTGTCGATATCATTATAATCAATTAATTTGTTTTGCAATTCCAAACAAGAGTCTGAGAATGCAGCCGCACTTTTAAAATCCTGTACAACTAACATAACATTTGACAGAGCCGCATAGACAGCCGCCTTATTGGGCCTAAGCAGGGTCGATTGTACTTTAGGAAGAAATTTAGCTGCTGACTCCAAATCCTCTATAATTTGATCATAATTCTGTTGAAGTGTAGGCCGAGTCGCCTTAACATTAAAATCTGAGGTCAGTCTTAACGGCACACCCAGGCGTTCAGACGCGGATGCTGGATTATAAGGCAATGCATAAACTTGTGCAAGCTGAAAATGGGTTAGTCCACGATAGAACAAAGCCTCTCCCATAACTGCCCTGAGATCGGAGCGTTTAGCTCCATCTAAACCAACTTTCTCCGAATATTCGAGGACTATATTAGAGCAGAATATTCTCCGATAGGCGTTAAGCCAGTCTGTCCGTACATCTGTCGGCTCCCTCTCTAGCCCCCAATTATAATACGGAAGAGTGGTATTTGACGATAACGAGCCGTATACATCATCAGTTAAAAAATAATCGTCACTAGCCAATGCTCCATAAGACGAATAGCCATCATTCATTGTCATATTATTGTCTAAAATAGCCCGTAAATCGCCTACTGAGTGAGGTATGGTCAAAGACTTATCGGGAGATTTCTCCAAATACTTCTTGCAAGAGCAAAAAACCGATAAGAAAATTAATGTAACGAAAAAACATATGGTTCTGGAATAAGGATATTTTGTCGTCATAAGTGGTAATTTAATATTAAAAATTAATTTTCATCCCAATCGAAAACGATCTAGGTTTCGGATATCTTAAATAAACATCTGGATCTAGCCCTAAACCATTTCTCCTCCATAATATGCCTAAATTATCTCCGTATATATATGCTTCAATAGCAGGCCATTTACCATCATCTGGAAAGCGGTACGCCAGCTTGACATCTTTTAATCTAATGTTATCCCCTTTTTCAACTGTAACCACGGAATTAGTGAAAAAATTATCTCTATAGTAATCGGCGGGGTAAATCAAAGACGGGATGTCAGTATAATTCTCATCGCCCGACTCTTTCCACCTTTTATTAAAATCAGCATTACTAAATCCACCGCTATTTACTGACGTATAATTTATTGTTGGTCTTCTGAAGTAGTAGCCAAATTTGTAGGAAATATTGAATGATAAGGAGAAATTCTTATACGAGAATTCGTTTAGCCATGAACCGAAATATGGAGGCACAGCCGGTCCAGAAATCACAAGGTCATTCCAAGTAGACTTATTGGAAATGTTAATATAATTTTCAGACCTCTTACCCTCGAAAAAACCAATAGGGTTGCCATTCTCAGGGTTAAGTCCACCCCATTTGTAGCTAATAATATTATAGGGAGGTAAACCAATTTTCGGTGATATCTCATGACCGTCTCCAATATATCTATGAGCTGGGTTTTGAAGAAAATACTCACTCACCTTAACATTGTCGTAGGAAAGCATCAAAGTGCTATTCCATCTAATCTTCCTTCGAAGTATATGTGCATCTAAAGTAACATCAACCCCATGAGCTTCCAGGCTTGCAACATTTTGCCTCAAACTGGCAAATCCGGTCAATGTCAGATCGATTGGCGATGCCGTAATAAGATCAGATGAGTTCTTGATATAATACTCGACTGTCCCATCTAATATCCCATCTACTATTCCAAAATCAACAGCTAGGTTAATCATCTTTATTTTCTCCCATCTCAAATCTGGATTAGGTGGGTTACTTATTCTTGCAGACGGTAAGTGACTGGTTACAGAATTATTAGTCCTGTATGACAAAGTAGTAACCGCCGGAACTGAACTATTAACATTTCCACTAAAACCAAGTGTTGATCTGAATTTAAGATATGGAATGAAGCCGATATTGTAGAACTTTTCCTTAGAGATTATCCAGGAAACTCCAGCAGACCACAATGGTTTCCATCTATTGTTAGTAGCTACACCTAAAATATTAGAAGCGTCCTTTCTCGCGCTTAAAGATAAGCTAACTCTATTGTCATAATTATAGCCAATATTTCCATAAATAGAGACCATTCTATTCAAGTGACCGGAAAACCCTGTTAGGTTGGGAACGACAGGATTGTAACTTAAACCATCAAGAACAGGTTGGCGATATACTGTATTGGTGTTTATGAACGTCGCATTTACATCGTTATACCCATAAACGCGATTCTTATTTCCAGATGTCTCAACCTGTCGAACCTCCCCACCCACGATAGCATTTACAGCATGCTTCTCTAAAAAGACTTTATCAAAATCGATTTGTCCGCGAAAATTATTAGTGAAAGCACTAACGCTTTGAAGGTCTTGAATACCGCCAACTGGAACGCCATGACTCACGTCATCTCCATCAATATAAGTAAAAAGATTAATCAGGTTTCTGGCATAATAGCTATTCTTTTTAAAGTAATCCTGAATCTTTGTCCTTTCCTCCCCATGCTGATAAAATAATTGAATTTTCATAAACGGTAAAAACTCATATGTTGCATGCGCATTAAGTATTAAGTTCGATCTAGATATACCGTGCAAAACTGCTCCTCGATCCAAAAGTGGAGAATAACTCCAATCAAGTAACTTTCCATTTCCTGCCGTATCTTTAAAGTCTGAGCGATAATCCTTATCGATATAGGCAGGTGTTCCGTCTGCATTAACCAGCGAAGCATATGGATACAAAATTGTGTTATCTATATAGGTAATAGGATACGTTCCATTATTATTCTGTTTTGCCCATGAGCCTGTATAACTAAACTCTAGCGAAAGTCTCTTTATAGGACTAAACTTCAGCTGTGAATGCCAAGTCGTTCTTTGATTGTCGTCACCTACTAACGAAGACAGATCTTTGGCATAACTCAAAGATGTCAAATATGAAAATGTCTTCCCACCTCCAGAAATGCTAGCAGCATATTGCTGTTGCAATGCCCTGCGAAATAAATAGTCCATGTAATCTTTGCGAATGTCGTTATCTCGATAAGCATCTATTTGCAACTGAGCGTCAGAGGAACTAATCTCTCCATCCCTTTCTTGCTGCAGAATACTTATAACCGGAGTTACAACAGGATAATTACGGTTGTCAGACAAAGTAGCATCATAATATCCATTGTCAAATAGAAACTTCTCATAATCAATATAATCCGATGAGCTCATCTGCGACATAGCAAATAAATCTGGCTTATCAGTCACCATCAAATTACTACTAATGGTCAATTTTGCCTTCTGATTATATCTTCCGGATTTAGTGGTAATCACGATAACCC containing:
- a CDS encoding SusC/RagA family TonB-linked outer membrane protein; amino-acid sequence: MKNIFILLFSITISTHLVAQDSLRWRILDRNSKESLSGAVITSLYSGEHAVSDDSGYFRMLIRPKDSIRIERVGYVTAFLEIHQNLLSGHVIFLSPLDSNKLREVIVKTGYQALPKERATGSFIHIDQKLLNRSVSSNIIDRLDGVTNSLLVDKSGTHTPLTIRGVGTLTERPEVSSPLIVLDNFPYEGDIDDINPNDIQDVTILRDAAAASIWGAKAGNGVIVITTKSGRYNQKAKLTISSNLMVTDKPDLFAMSQMSSSDYIDYEKFLFDNGYYDATLSDNRNYPVVTPVISILQQERDGEISSSDAQLQIDAYRDNDIRKDYMDYLFRRALQQQYAASISGGGKTFSYLTSLSYAKDLSSLVGDDNQRTTWHSQLKFSPIKRLSLEFSYTGSWAKQNNNGTYPITYIDNTILYPYASLVNADGTPAYIDKDYRSDFKDTAGNGKLLDWSYSPLLDRGAVLHGISRSNLILNAHATYEFLPFMKIQLFYQHGEERTKIQDYFKKNSYYARNLINLFTYIDGDDVSHGVPVGGIQDLQSVSAFTNNFRGQIDFDKVFLEKHAVNAIVGGEVRQVETSGNKNRVYGYNDVNATFINTNTVYRQPVLDGLSYNPVVPNLTGFSGHLNRMVSIYGNIGYNYDNRVSLSLSARKDASNILGVATNNRWKPLWSAGVSWIISKEKFYNIGFIPYLKFRSTLGFSGNVNSSVPAVTTLSYRTNNSVTSHLPSARISNPPNPDLRWEKIKMINLAVDFGIVDGILDGTVEYYIKNSSDLITASPIDLTLTGFASLRQNVASLEAHGVDVTLDAHILRRKIRWNSTLMLSYDNVKVSEYFLQNPAHRYIGDGHEISPKIGLPPYNIISYKWGGLNPENGNPIGFFEGKRSENYINISNKSTWNDLVISGPAVPPYFGSWLNEFSYKNFSLSFNISYKFGYYFRRPTINYTSVNSGGFSNADFNKRWKESGDENYTDIPSLIYPADYYRDNFFTNSVVTVEKGDNIRLKDVKLAYRFPDDGKWPAIEAYIYGDNLGILWRRNGLGLDPDVYLRYPKPRSFSIGMKINF
- a CDS encoding helix-turn-helix domain-containing protein, translating into MDNSFFDIKSSKNDTHYWNNIPYKKGKNGIFLPESGVISLHSGWSDMHFHFFDRAKYTLYINLYDVRDSRETRVQSAGSTVEYTMMLTNQVYNHLGGLQPAEIPQGAFNITYLPFVDSLVRFKKGQFYCTLDIHLKDVFLNELMIDFPSVMEPLLNAMEHKTPKRVFDLHAPCTLFMTDLARSILHYLNSGPAYLPVVDKNVEGLIAHAVAYKMGTYSSSLDDKRTLLMHEIYYKAIENLSKFPGIDELAQFAQTNPTTLHREFKEMFNITIKQHWIAYRLDKALQMVVHERDKRISEIALILGYTCLANFNRAFKAKYKHPPGFFRNGQSDIDSIRLDDQ
- a CDS encoding RagB/SusD family nutrient uptake outer membrane protein — its product is MTTKYPYSRTICFFVTLIFLSVFCSCKKYLEKSPDKSLTIPHSVGDLRAILDNNMTMNDGYSSYGALASDDYFLTDDVYGSLSSNTTLPYYNWGLEREPTDVRTDWLNAYRRIFCSNIVLEYSEKVGLDGAKRSDLRAVMGEALFYRGLTHFQLAQVYALPYNPASASERLGVPLRLTSDFNVKATRPTLQQNYDQIIEDLESAAKFLPKVQSTLLRPNKAAVYAALSNVMLVVQDFKSAAAFSDSCLELQNKLIDYNDIDTSAAIPFPYFNTETIWYADVGYNAVLLPSKALVDSTLYRSYADNDLRKVLYFDSYNGKVAFNGYYNGGAGGNKLYGGFSVDEVYLIKAESEARLGNLSEAVSIINSLCKNRFEKRGYTAFSSSSSKEVVGFILDMRRKELCFRRMCRWIDIRRLNQLGGDKIIPKRIINGKLYELPPDNLHYAFLIPDAAIDYSDFAQNAR
- a CDS encoding helix-turn-helix domain-containing protein, with amino-acid sequence MRKNDYNTNPPYVICFSERPKATKNVKGRLPSWCRVPVPKAEEAVYYQFPGVDILSQKLNRLHFSANAVEIHTGVPFELPFQVNEDQLFFLYMLEGGMEFSTADGLYITKAQKKNFYLSHNGPGMFKARMGAGKHVAFVVAIKVSWAKRNFQEFANLNPLLQEMLNATQPYNIMPHCRIDRQVEQWLAEAISTPHTNTVVQDSTFRMFISLTLDHYDTLLAASQGMIAYKVKQYIDEHYTDHDLKYNKLASLHYITVRTLNNKFKAAYHITIHDYCTLQRMKMAKQLLEKEGMLFSDVYFKVGYNNESSFRYAYNKFWKKAT
- a CDS encoding MauE/DoxX family redox-associated membrane protein, coding for MKRSLIISIICSLLILLWIYAAGSKLLQYDIFKMQLSKQPLPEWSLSILTWALPSVEILTVALLCFQRTTRIGLLLSLLLMSCFTIYVGLALGNVFGDLPCACGGIFQILGWRGHLVLNLIFTAVAATGYYLQIEKGRNTNYLDIRTSRASAIE